Proteins encoded within one genomic window of Chroicocephalus ridibundus chromosome 7, bChrRid1.1, whole genome shotgun sequence:
- the LOC134518511 gene encoding C-C motif chemokine 4-like, with protein sequence MAKAAGVVCALLLLAALCCQSLAQRAPAVPDKCCFNFQTRRIKRDNVVACYPTSPECPHQAVIFRVRSGKEICAQASRAWVKRYQQSFQVSSFSIPS encoded by the exons ATGGCGAAGGCAGCCGGAGTGGTCTGCGCGCTCCTTCTCCTCGCCGCGCTGTGCTGCCAGAGCCTGGCTCAGA GAGCTCCGGCCGTGCCGGACAAGTGCTGCTTCAACTTCCAGACGAGAAGGATCAAGAGAGACAATGTCGTCGCCTGCTACCCCACCAGCCCCGAGTGCCCTCACCAGGCTGTGAT CTTCAGGGTGAGGAGCGGGAAGGAGATCTGCGCCCAGGCGAGCAGGGCCTGGGTGAAGAGGTACCAGCAAAGCTTCCAAGTcagctccttctccatccccagctAG
- the LOC134518512 gene encoding C-C motif chemokine 13-like, protein MKVFSLALLTLLLAALWTGSQGVSLRSPYSTCCYKDMFMRRKILASNIKSYQTTPSHCSHRAVRVELLNGKKFCVDPEERWFQQYQQQKKTTSAST, encoded by the exons ATGAAGGTCTTCTCCTTGGCGCTGCTCACCCTGCTGCTGGCCGCTCTCTGGACTGGAAGCCAGGGTGTCTCCT TGCGCAGCCCCTACAGCACGTGCTGCTACAAGGACATGTTCATGCGGAGGAAAATCCTTGCCTCCAACATCAAGAGCTACCAGACGACGCCTTCCCACTGCTCCCACAGAGCCGTGCG CGTGGAGCTGCTGAATGGGAAGAAGTTCTGCGTGGACCCGGAGGAGCGCTGGTTCCAACAgtatcagcagcagaaaaagacaaCCAGCGCCTCCACGTGA
- the LOC134518842 gene encoding PHD finger protein 7-like: MEARTRPHRRPQAPPAQGPTGLQDEETGPSGTPPLPKRKSHVPKEEVCGLCQRADVDPVLAGELCRQDGLCIHENCLYHASGLSQRGNDAEGFYGFLFPDIWQELKRVAQKRCCICRLPGASVTCRGRRCRRIFHFPCGSERGCVSQFFGEFRSFCWQHRPVQRVRAAQQEQTPCLICLEAVAGWPCYDTLVCPVCAGAWFHRRCIQGQALSSALHHFCCPLCRDMAAFQDEMFRLGIKIPDRDAAWELDGSFADLYEQRGSCDAGQCLCPAGRQQVEENGPWRLLLCSSCGSRGTHQRCSAAEEDAESWHCSDCSDTGAVSPAAAGPDSGPSGAGPSRSAPATLAEEEVARIMEGHPAPQVPR; encoded by the exons ATGGAGGCGAGGACACGACCCCACAGGAGACCCCAGGCACCCCCTGCCCAGGGTCCCACCGGGCTGCAAGATGAGGAGACAGGACCCTCTGGTACACCTCCCCTGCCCAAAAGGAAGAGTCACGTCCCcaaggaggaag TGTGCGGGCTGTGCCAGCGGGCGGATGTTGATCCCGTGTTAGCTGGGGAGCTGTGCCGTCAGGACGGGCTCTGCATCCATGAAAACTGCCTG TACCACGCGAGCGGGCTCAGCCAGAGAGGGAATGATGCAGAGGGCTTCTACGGCTTCCTTTTCCCTGACATCTGGCAGGAGCTGAAGCGGGTGGCACAGAAG AGGTGCTGCATCTGCCGGCTGCCGGGCGCCTCGGTCACCtgccggggccggcgctgccgccgAATCTTCCACTTCCCCTGCGGGAGTGAGCGGGGCTGCGTCTCGCAGTTCTTCGGGGAGTTCAG GTCCTTCTGCTGGCAGCACCGGCCGGTGCAGCGGGTGCGGGCGGCGCAGCAGGAGCAGACgccctgcctcatctgcctggaggcGGTGGCGGGGTGGCCCTGCTACGACACCCTGGTGTGTCCCGTCTGCGCCGGAGCCTGGTTCCACCGCCGCTGCATCCAG GGCCAAGCACTGTCCTCGGCCCTGCACCACTTCTGCTGCCCGCTCTGCCGGGACATGGCCGCCTTCCAGGACGAGATGTTTCGCCTGGGCATAAAGATCCCTGACAG ggatgctgcctgggaGTTGGATGGGTCCTTCGCGGACCTTTACGAGCAGCGCGGCTCCTGTGACGCCGGCCAGTGCCTGtgcccggcggggcggcagcAGGTGGAGGAGAACGG GCCCTGGAGactcctgctctgcagctcctgcggCTCCCGCGGGACACACCAGCGCTGCTCTGCTGCGGAAGAAGATGCCGAGTCCTGGCACTGCAGCGACTGCAGCGACACGGGCGCCG TGTCCCCGGCCGCAGCCGGCCCAGACTCCGGCCCCTCCGGCGCAGGACCCTCGCGCAGCGCCCCGGCCACTTTGGCCGAGGAAGAAGTGGCCAGGATCATGGAAGGACACCCCGCCCCCCAAGTGCCCCGCTAG
- the LOC134518754 gene encoding C-C motif chemokine 3-like, whose translation MKVPAAALVALLLVATCSPSQAHLDGVPTTCCFSYQQRPVPRSLITSVYVTSSSCAQPGVILVTKKKKKELCADPQAPWVQAHLKHFQTLQN comes from the exons ATGAAGGTCCCCGCAGCCGCCCTGGTCGCTCTCCTCCTCGTGGCCACCTGCTCCCCATCCCAGGCCCATCTCG ACGGCGTCCCCACCACCTGCTGCTTCAGCTACCAGCAACGCCCCGTCCCGCGGAGCCTCATCACCTCCGTCTACgtcaccagcagcagctgtgcccagCCGGGGGTGAT CCTGGTcaccaagaagaagaagaaggagctgTGCGCGGACCCCCAGGCGCCCTGGGTGCAGGCGCATCTGAAGCACTTCCAGACCCTGCAGAACTGA
- the LOC134518704 gene encoding C-C motif chemokine 3-like, translating to MKVPAAALVALLLVATCSPSQAHLDGVPTTCCFSYQQRPVPRSLITSVYVTSSSCAQPGVILVTKKKKRELCADPRVPWVQAHLKHFQTLQN from the exons ATGAAGGTCCCCGCAGCCGCCCTGGTCGCTCTCCTCCTCGTGGCCACCTGCTCCCCATCCCAGGCCCATCTCG ACGGCGTCCCCACCACCTGCTGCTTCAGCTACCAGCAACGCCCCGTCCCGCGGAGCCTCATCACCTCCGTCTACgtcaccagcagcagctgtgcccagCCGGGGGTGAT CCTGGTCaccaagaagaagaagagggagcTGTGCGCGGACCCCCGGGTGCCCTGGGTGCAGGCGCATCTGAAGCACTTCCAGACCCTGCAGAACTGA